From Rhineura floridana isolate rRhiFlo1 chromosome 5, rRhiFlo1.hap2, whole genome shotgun sequence, a single genomic window includes:
- the P2RY2 gene encoding P2Y purinoceptor 2 isoform X1, with translation MKGFLGNLKLAMANITLLLRSLNPSTNVSDADCSGEDNTYKCQFNEEFKYILLPVSYSIVFVVGLCLNLLALYIFVFRIKTWNASTTYMFNLALSDMLYVVSLPLLVYYYAMRDNWPFSVGLCKIVRFLFYTNLYCSILFLLCISAHRFMGVCFPLKSLEWGQVRYARWVSGIVWAAVIACQSPVLFFVTTSQRCNKITCHDTSSKDLFGDFVIYSSVMLVLLFCIPFLVIIVCYCLMARKLLQPTRGTTRMSRSKKKSVKMIVIVLVVFIVCFLPFHITRTLYYSFRNWDLSCPTLNAINLAYKITRPLASTNSCVDPILYFLAGQKFVKFACPQMSANGENQTTSGSTPNCHLRARDHLAMKAKHMVS, from the coding sequence TGCTATGGCGAACATCACACTCTTGCTGCGCTCCTTGAACCCCAGCACCAACGTCTCGGATGCCGATTGCAGCGGGGAAGACAATACCTACAAGTGCCAGTTCAACGAGGAGTTTAAGTACATCCTGCTGCCTGTCTCCTACAGCATCGTCTTCGTGGTCGGCCTCTGCCTCAACCTGCTGGCCCTTTACATCTTCGTCTTCAGGATCAAGACCTGGAACGCCTCTACCACCTACATGTTCAACCTGGCCCTCTCCGACATGCTCTACGTGGTTTCACTGCCACTCCTGGTGTACTATTATGCCATGAGGGACAACTGGCCCTTCAGCGTGGGCTTGTGCAAGATCGTGCGCTTCCTGTTCTACACCAACCTCTACTGTAGCATCCTCTTCCTGCTGTGCATCAGCGCCCACCGCTTCATGGGTGTTTGCTTCCCTCTGAAGTCCCTGGAGTGGGGCCAAGTCCGCTACGCCCGATGGGTGTCCGGTATTGTCTGGGCAGCTGTGATTGCCTGCCAGTCCCCGGTGCTCTTTTTCGTCACGACAAGTCAACGGTGCAACAAGATCACCTGTCACGACACATCGTCGAAGGACCTCTTTGGGGACTTTGTCATCTACAGTTCGGTGATGCTCGTCCTGCTGTTCTGCATCCCTTTCTTGGTCATCATCGTTTGCTACTGCCTGATGGCCCGCAAGCTGCTCCAGCCCACCCGCGGCACCACCCGCATGTCCAGATCCAAGAAGAAGTCGGTCAAGATGATTGTCATCGTCTTGGTGGTctttattgtttgctttttgccTTTCCACATCACACGCACCTTGTACTACTCCTTCCGGAACTGGGACCTGAGCTGCCCGACCCTCAACGCCATCAACTTGGCGTACAAAATCACCCGGCCGCTGGCCAGCACTAACAGTTGCGTGGACCCCATCTTGTACTTTTTGGCAGGACAAAAGTTTGTGAAGTTTGCCTGCCCCCAAATGTCAGCAAACGGCGAGAACCAAACGACGTCGGGCAGCACCCCGAATTGTCACTTGCGGGCGAGGGACCACCTAGCGATGAAAGCCAAACATATGGTGTCTTAG
- the P2RY2 gene encoding P2Y purinoceptor 2 isoform X2, which produces MANITLLLRSLNPSTNVSDADCSGEDNTYKCQFNEEFKYILLPVSYSIVFVVGLCLNLLALYIFVFRIKTWNASTTYMFNLALSDMLYVVSLPLLVYYYAMRDNWPFSVGLCKIVRFLFYTNLYCSILFLLCISAHRFMGVCFPLKSLEWGQVRYARWVSGIVWAAVIACQSPVLFFVTTSQRCNKITCHDTSSKDLFGDFVIYSSVMLVLLFCIPFLVIIVCYCLMARKLLQPTRGTTRMSRSKKKSVKMIVIVLVVFIVCFLPFHITRTLYYSFRNWDLSCPTLNAINLAYKITRPLASTNSCVDPILYFLAGQKFVKFACPQMSANGENQTTSGSTPNCHLRARDHLAMKAKHMVS; this is translated from the coding sequence ATGGCGAACATCACACTCTTGCTGCGCTCCTTGAACCCCAGCACCAACGTCTCGGATGCCGATTGCAGCGGGGAAGACAATACCTACAAGTGCCAGTTCAACGAGGAGTTTAAGTACATCCTGCTGCCTGTCTCCTACAGCATCGTCTTCGTGGTCGGCCTCTGCCTCAACCTGCTGGCCCTTTACATCTTCGTCTTCAGGATCAAGACCTGGAACGCCTCTACCACCTACATGTTCAACCTGGCCCTCTCCGACATGCTCTACGTGGTTTCACTGCCACTCCTGGTGTACTATTATGCCATGAGGGACAACTGGCCCTTCAGCGTGGGCTTGTGCAAGATCGTGCGCTTCCTGTTCTACACCAACCTCTACTGTAGCATCCTCTTCCTGCTGTGCATCAGCGCCCACCGCTTCATGGGTGTTTGCTTCCCTCTGAAGTCCCTGGAGTGGGGCCAAGTCCGCTACGCCCGATGGGTGTCCGGTATTGTCTGGGCAGCTGTGATTGCCTGCCAGTCCCCGGTGCTCTTTTTCGTCACGACAAGTCAACGGTGCAACAAGATCACCTGTCACGACACATCGTCGAAGGACCTCTTTGGGGACTTTGTCATCTACAGTTCGGTGATGCTCGTCCTGCTGTTCTGCATCCCTTTCTTGGTCATCATCGTTTGCTACTGCCTGATGGCCCGCAAGCTGCTCCAGCCCACCCGCGGCACCACCCGCATGTCCAGATCCAAGAAGAAGTCGGTCAAGATGATTGTCATCGTCTTGGTGGTctttattgtttgctttttgccTTTCCACATCACACGCACCTTGTACTACTCCTTCCGGAACTGGGACCTGAGCTGCCCGACCCTCAACGCCATCAACTTGGCGTACAAAATCACCCGGCCGCTGGCCAGCACTAACAGTTGCGTGGACCCCATCTTGTACTTTTTGGCAGGACAAAAGTTTGTGAAGTTTGCCTGCCCCCAAATGTCAGCAAACGGCGAGAACCAAACGACGTCGGGCAGCACCCCGAATTGTCACTTGCGGGCGAGGGACCACCTAGCGATGAAAGCCAAACATATGGTGTCTTAG